Proteins from one Hymenobacter gelipurpurascens genomic window:
- a CDS encoding DUF58 domain-containing protein — translation MLTPEHLHALHNLPLAARQAAEGLLHGHHLSRRKGAGMEFSQYRPYQPGDDLRRLDWRLAARSDRYYIRESEVETSLTVHLVLDATASMNHRDDNGLSKLDYSRLLCAALAYVATQQGDAVALTILHPSGLQHLPPRADARQLSRLYHALENVQAAGKFPDTTTLAPLTARRQPALLICVSDLYEEDEEIGRLLTRLRAAGGEVLILHLLARNEVEFTYRGAVTFEDLETGHTLQLDADQQRQAWQQQMQDWLRTTASQARRQGFDYYQMNTAAPLDQAMREFLRLRTKMV, via the coding sequence ATGCTGACTCCTGAACACTTACATGCGCTGCACAACCTGCCGCTGGCTGCTCGCCAAGCGGCCGAAGGGCTGCTGCACGGCCACCACCTGAGTCGGCGCAAGGGTGCGGGCATGGAGTTCAGCCAGTACCGACCCTACCAGCCCGGCGACGACCTGCGACGCCTCGACTGGCGCCTGGCGGCCCGTTCCGACCGCTACTATATTCGCGAATCGGAAGTAGAAACCAGCCTGACGGTGCACTTGGTGCTGGATGCCACCGCTAGCATGAACCACCGTGACGACAACGGCCTCAGCAAGCTCGACTATAGCCGCCTGCTGTGCGCGGCACTGGCCTACGTGGCCACCCAGCAAGGCGATGCCGTAGCCCTGACCATTCTGCACCCGAGTGGCCTACAGCACCTACCGCCCCGTGCCGATGCCCGCCAGCTCTCCCGTCTGTATCATGCCCTGGAAAATGTGCAGGCCGCTGGCAAGTTTCCGGATACGACCACCCTGGCTCCACTCACGGCGCGCCGCCAGCCGGCGTTGCTGATCTGCGTGAGTGATTTGTATGAGGAAGATGAGGAAATTGGGCGACTCCTGACGCGCCTGCGGGCGGCGGGCGGCGAGGTGCTGATATTGCACCTGCTGGCCCGTAACGAGGTCGAATTCACCTACCGCGGCGCCGTAACCTTCGAGGACCTCGAGACTGGCCACACCCTGCAGCTCGATGCCGACCAGCAGCGCCAAGCGTGGCAACAGCAGATGCAGGACTGGCTCCGCACTACGGCCTCCCAGGCCCGCCGCCAGGGTTTCGATTATTACCAGATGAATACTGCTGCCCCCTTAGACCAGGCCATGCGGGAGTTTCTGCGGCTGCGCACGAAGATGGTCTGA